The following are from one region of the Moritella sp. 24 genome:
- the fdhF gene encoding formate dehydrogenase subunit alpha, translated as MINVMFNGQAFPVNAHQTLLEAATNCNVEIPSLCGLNKGGEKIPCDLCVVDIAGQGIKRACEINPVEGMAVTTASEALSALRQKSLNRILSDHYADCEAPCQTACPAGVDIQSYLYHISQNDHAKAVEVIKRTLPMPLSIGRVCPAFCETECRRGLVDEPLAIRQLKRHSADIDLDSQEQYVPPKKPTKGESIAVVGSGPGGLTCGYYLTNEGYDVTVFESMPDAGGWLRYGIPEYRLPKAILDKEIEIMCRNGMQLLTNKKLGRDFTLTQLTEDYDAVCLAVGASQAVDMQYTGSDFDGCYLGVDYLKDYVTDGHYTTGKKVAVIGGGNTAIDCARTAVRDGADTTLIYRRTRAEMPAEDYEILEAEHEGVKFHFLTNPVENIANENGRVCEVKLEKMALGEPDASGRRRPEKTGEFFIEAFDTVIAAVSQKPDLSFMDKETLDLPLTRWNTQDAHPETMHSGVGNVFSIGDFRRGPATAIEAVADGRIAAEAIDRYFDGDMENIPVKQFNAQKARKLKQVDSAQFEGIKQVMRSVMPELSTQERELSFDEVETGFSNDEAVREAARCLECACQANTDCKLRDYATEYTVADTEVSQEGCQKFVVDNSSEFIVFDANRCISCGQCVDACNEKAVHGVLGFMKNDDGTSAASPQCRPGFENGFSMGDSNCVQCGTCVQVCPTGALVDSRDKSQGRIEMLKPVDTICTYCGVGCKLTMFVDESQNKIRYVQGAKDSPVNQGMLCVKGRFGFDFVSSKERLTTPLIRKNGELQPASWEEALSLVATKFNAIKTQHGGNALAGFSSAKTTNEDNFAFQKFIRRELETNNVDHCARLCHASTVTGLEASIGSGAMTNDIPSIQHSDVVFIIGSDTTSAHPIIASHIKNAIRHGKARLIVADPKRIDIADHSELYVAHRPGTDVMLMNGIMQQIIKNDWHDKAYIANRTEGFDALKAEVMSDNYAPDKVELITGVKAQDVIKMAEMIGTAERTAVYYSMGITQHTTGHDNVRSVANLQMLCGNIGIEGGGINPLRGQSNVQGACDMGALPNNFPGYQKVYTPEIHAKFAKAWNKPNLPKESGLTLTEIIDAACHDEVKCLYVMGENPVLSDPNQAHVIEGIEKLDFLLVQDIFLTETAQYADVVLPSCSFAEKSGHFTNTERRVQRISPAVNPPGEAKEDWVIIQDIANAMGSDWVYKSVRDITKEITQLTPQYAGIHWDRVGKDGVQWPCADGADKGTRVMHTEQFTRGKGEMAAIPFRYAAELPDDEYPLILTTGRLLEQFHTGTMTRKTKGLDNLAGPRAMISVADAERLGVRNGEMLTVSTRRGSIDTPAFVTKRMQEGVVFVPFHFAESPANRLTTTATDPHAKIPEFKVAAVKIEKSLVATMASNANGVAEKQPEEAKM; from the coding sequence ATGATAAATGTCATGTTCAACGGGCAAGCATTTCCCGTCAATGCGCATCAAACCTTACTTGAAGCGGCAACAAACTGTAATGTTGAAATTCCATCATTGTGTGGATTGAATAAAGGTGGCGAGAAAATTCCTTGCGACCTTTGTGTCGTCGATATTGCAGGGCAAGGTATTAAACGCGCGTGTGAAATAAATCCTGTAGAGGGGATGGCTGTGACAACTGCATCTGAAGCCTTGTCTGCACTGCGTCAAAAATCGTTAAACCGCATTCTTTCTGATCACTATGCCGATTGTGAAGCACCTTGTCAGACAGCGTGTCCTGCTGGTGTCGATATTCAATCTTACCTTTATCATATATCTCAAAACGACCATGCTAAAGCCGTTGAAGTGATTAAGCGCACGCTGCCGATGCCGCTGTCTATTGGTCGTGTTTGCCCTGCATTTTGTGAAACAGAATGTCGTCGTGGCCTCGTCGATGAGCCATTAGCCATTCGCCAATTAAAACGACATTCTGCTGATATCGATCTGGACTCGCAAGAACAATACGTGCCGCCGAAGAAACCGACAAAAGGTGAATCGATAGCGGTGGTCGGTAGTGGGCCGGGTGGCTTGACCTGTGGTTATTACCTTACTAACGAAGGCTATGATGTTACCGTATTCGAATCTATGCCTGATGCAGGTGGTTGGCTACGATATGGCATTCCTGAATATCGCTTACCGAAAGCCATTCTTGATAAAGAAATCGAGATCATGTGTCGTAACGGCATGCAGTTGCTGACCAATAAAAAATTGGGGCGTGATTTTACACTGACACAACTGACTGAGGACTACGATGCAGTATGTTTGGCGGTTGGTGCGTCGCAAGCGGTTGATATGCAATATACGGGTAGTGACTTTGACGGTTGCTATTTAGGTGTCGATTACCTTAAAGATTACGTTACTGATGGCCACTACACGACAGGTAAAAAAGTAGCGGTAATTGGTGGTGGTAATACCGCTATTGATTGTGCGCGAACGGCAGTACGTGATGGTGCTGATACGACTTTGATTTATCGTCGAACCCGTGCTGAAATGCCAGCTGAAGATTATGAAATTTTAGAAGCTGAACATGAAGGGGTTAAATTCCACTTCCTGACGAACCCAGTCGAAAACATCGCGAATGAAAACGGCCGTGTATGCGAAGTTAAACTAGAGAAAATGGCTTTGGGTGAACCCGATGCATCGGGCCGTCGCCGTCCAGAAAAAACAGGGGAGTTCTTTATCGAAGCCTTTGATACTGTGATTGCTGCGGTATCGCAAAAGCCTGACTTAAGCTTCATGGACAAAGAAACCTTAGACCTACCACTCACGCGTTGGAATACTCAAGATGCCCACCCTGAAACCATGCACTCGGGTGTTGGTAATGTCTTTAGTATTGGTGATTTTCGTCGTGGGCCTGCCACAGCAATCGAAGCGGTAGCGGATGGTCGTATTGCCGCAGAAGCGATTGACCGTTATTTCGATGGCGATATGGAAAACATTCCGGTTAAACAATTTAACGCGCAAAAGGCCCGTAAATTAAAGCAGGTCGATTCAGCGCAGTTCGAAGGTATTAAACAAGTCATGCGCTCTGTCATGCCAGAGTTAAGCACACAAGAACGTGAGTTAAGTTTTGATGAAGTGGAAACTGGCTTTAGCAATGACGAGGCAGTGCGCGAAGCCGCTCGTTGTTTAGAGTGTGCCTGCCAAGCCAATACCGACTGTAAATTACGAGATTATGCGACAGAGTATACCGTTGCTGATACAGAAGTCAGTCAAGAAGGTTGCCAGAAGTTTGTCGTAGATAACAGTTCAGAATTTATCGTGTTTGATGCGAACCGTTGTATTAGCTGTGGGCAGTGTGTCGATGCCTGTAACGAGAAAGCTGTTCATGGTGTACTTGGCTTCATGAAAAATGATGATGGCACCTCAGCTGCTAGTCCTCAATGCCGACCTGGTTTTGAAAACGGGTTTAGCATGGGGGATTCTAACTGTGTGCAATGCGGTACATGTGTGCAAGTTTGCCCGACGGGTGCATTGGTCGATAGTCGTGATAAATCACAAGGTCGTATTGAAATGCTAAAACCTGTCGATACCATTTGTACTTATTGTGGTGTGGGTTGTAAGTTGACGATGTTCGTTGATGAATCACAGAATAAGATCCGTTATGTGCAAGGTGCCAAAGATTCACCGGTTAATCAAGGTATGCTGTGTGTGAAAGGGCGTTTTGGTTTTGACTTTGTTAGCAGTAAAGAACGTCTTACCACGCCATTAATCCGTAAAAATGGTGAGTTACAACCTGCAAGTTGGGAAGAGGCTCTGTCGCTGGTGGCGACTAAATTTAATGCCATCAAAACGCAGCATGGTGGTAATGCTTTGGCGGGATTCTCGTCTGCGAAAACAACCAATGAAGATAACTTCGCATTTCAAAAATTCATTCGTCGTGAATTAGAAACCAACAATGTCGATCACTGTGCTCGTTTGTGTCACGCATCAACGGTGACAGGTCTAGAAGCATCCATTGGCAGTGGTGCAATGACCAACGATATTCCGAGTATTCAACATTCGGATGTGGTGTTTATTATTGGTTCTGATACAACCTCTGCGCATCCCATCATTGCATCGCACATCAAAAACGCGATCCGTCACGGTAAAGCACGTTTGATTGTTGCTGATCCAAAACGCATTGATATTGCTGATCATTCCGAATTGTATGTTGCGCACCGTCCGGGTACTGATGTGATGTTGATGAACGGCATCATGCAGCAAATTATTAAGAACGATTGGCATGATAAAGCTTATATCGCAAATCGTACTGAAGGATTTGATGCGTTAAAAGCGGAGGTTATGTCAGACAATTATGCTCCGGACAAAGTCGAACTGATCACGGGCGTGAAAGCTCAAGATGTGATTAAAATGGCTGAAATGATCGGTACAGCGGAGCGAACCGCGGTGTATTACTCGATGGGTATTACGCAACATACCACAGGACATGACAATGTACGTTCTGTTGCTAACTTGCAAATGTTGTGTGGCAACATCGGAATTGAAGGTGGCGGCATTAACCCGTTACGTGGTCAATCTAACGTGCAAGGTGCTTGTGACATGGGGGCATTGCCAAATAATTTCCCCGGCTATCAGAAAGTATATACGCCAGAGATTCATGCCAAATTTGCGAAAGCGTGGAATAAACCTAACTTGCCAAAAGAGTCTGGGTTAACGCTCACCGAAATCATTGATGCAGCGTGTCATGATGAAGTGAAATGTCTGTACGTCATGGGAGAAAACCCGGTACTGAGTGATCCAAATCAAGCCCATGTGATTGAAGGCATTGAGAAGCTGGACTTCCTGTTAGTACAAGATATTTTCTTAACAGAAACGGCACAATATGCGGATGTGGTATTACCTTCATGTTCATTTGCTGAAAAATCGGGCCACTTCACTAATACAGAACGTCGTGTTCAACGTATTTCGCCAGCGGTTAATCCTCCGGGTGAAGCGAAAGAAGACTGGGTGATTATTCAAGATATTGCTAATGCGATGGGCAGTGATTGGGTATATAAATCTGTACGTGATATTACGAAAGAGATCACCCAGCTGACACCGCAATATGCTGGTATCCATTGGGATCGTGTAGGTAAAGATGGTGTGCAATGGCCTTGTGCTGATGGCGCAGATAAAGGCACACGCGTGATGCATACTGAACAGTTTACCCGTGGTAAAGGCGAGATGGCTGCAATTCCGTTCCGTTATGCGGCTGAATTACCGGATGATGAGTACCCGTTGATTCTGACCACTGGCCGTTTACTAGAGCAGTTCCATACCGGCACCATGACACGTAAAACCAAAGGTTTAGACAACTTAGCTGGTCCGCGTGCGATGATCTCGGTGGCTGATGCAGAGCGATTAGGTGTGCGTAATGGTGAAATGCTGACAGTGTCGACACGTCGAGGTAGCATTGATACACCTGCGTTTGTGACGAAGCGAATGCAAGAGGGCGTGGTGTTTGTGCCATTCCATTTTGCAGAGTCACCAGCGAACCGATTGACGACAACTGCGACAGATCCACATGCTAAGATCCCAGAGTTTAAGGTTGCAGCAGTGAAAATTGAAAAGTCGCTGGTGGCCACAATGGCGTCGAACGCAAATGGAGTTGCAGAGAAACAACCTGAAGAAGCCAAGATGTAG
- a CDS encoding type II secretion system protein: MLNNLKMVRMKNKGFTLIELTLLIIVIAILGATAIPRFINIENDAKNASLVGLKGAIESAINISYGNMAIAGIEDQAALSYKESAAFYEGCVWCSFDYGYPVADTLTLKYLVNGIGIVEDNDSFALVEWTKIWGGAVVLVTPTSNAKRLANNYPVLIDDKCYVKYTSYDQEPKKPLIEIVKCD; encoded by the coding sequence ATGTTAAATAATCTTAAAATGGTCAGAATGAAAAATAAAGGTTTTACACTCATAGAATTAACGCTTTTGATTATCGTAATCGCTATCTTAGGTGCAACGGCAATTCCTCGATTTATCAATATTGAAAACGATGCAAAAAACGCATCATTAGTTGGCTTAAAAGGGGCAATCGAAAGTGCGATTAATATCTCTTATGGGAATATGGCAATTGCAGGAATAGAAGACCAAGCTGCGCTAAGTTATAAAGAGTCAGCTGCGTTCTACGAAGGATGCGTGTGGTGTTCTTTTGATTATGGCTATCCGGTTGCAGATACATTAACGCTAAAATATTTAGTCAATGGTATCGGAATTGTTGAAGATAATGACAGTTTCGCTTTAGTTGAATGGACAAAAATATGGGGTGGGGCAGTTGTGCTAGTCACGCCAACCAGCAATGCTAAAAGGTTGGCAAATAATTACCCAGTCTTGATCGACGATAAATGTTATGTGAAATATACGAGTTATGATCAAGAACCTAAGAAACCATTAATTGAAATAGTGAAATGTGATTAA
- a CDS encoding SgrR family transcriptional regulator, protein MLPILNNDKKILYFSRLSKLGVKQEIAITLHAVAEVMFTSTRHCRTLLNEMRDLGWLEWTPKAGRNQRSQLYLIYTVDELKAELAQKMIAVGKYEKALALIEHDQVLFGQLLQNTSGATQREGRLHIQLTYTRSFSALLPHIALRNSERFLLRQVYCCLVQCDKNGIISPQLAHHWVYNAELQRWRFYLRPALTFHDGSTINAEKIAELFNCLKQLPTYQIELAHVTQISAVNPLCIDIQLDQPDPGFAGLIADVKYSIQPPLQLQSQLQSQLKSQLHSQLKATTAIIGSGAFRVQEHTQQYLRLQAYDNYYGHRALTDTVTIWQVATRHSSLPCTTEIQANVVHKTSQIRSNYGATNLVQETDKLVSDVESDQKSRIEYGCLLAMINSKSKLSLLQRKYLSQLLAADKLMAELAKSANPIEAIPAYNLLSSWLKVISVGATEQPLPSKLTIAIFEHHTLKECAQAMVALLEQTGIECEVNVYSFEELVQKASANTLIEDLILISLDLDDNLPTSVFHWMLSNAILNQSLSAEASDWLQTKLISIRQQQSLTNYLAELESISTAMITEHWLIPMLHHKQTLYFQGVLKGVSINVWGWPEIQDVWSEEFLEV, encoded by the coding sequence ATGCTGCCTATTTTGAACAATGATAAAAAAATACTGTATTTCTCTCGGTTAAGTAAGCTAGGTGTTAAGCAAGAAATAGCGATTACCCTGCATGCAGTGGCCGAGGTTATGTTTACCAGCACTCGACATTGCCGCACCTTGTTAAATGAAATGCGAGATTTAGGCTGGTTAGAATGGACACCGAAAGCGGGACGTAACCAACGCTCTCAGCTCTATCTGATTTATACTGTCGATGAACTGAAAGCAGAACTGGCGCAAAAGATGATCGCGGTCGGAAAATATGAAAAAGCACTGGCCCTTATCGAACACGACCAAGTGTTATTTGGACAATTACTGCAAAACACATCCGGCGCAACCCAGCGTGAAGGCCGCTTACACATTCAACTGACTTATACGCGCTCTTTCTCTGCTCTACTTCCACATATCGCATTAAGAAACAGCGAACGCTTCCTGTTACGTCAGGTTTATTGCTGCTTGGTACAATGTGATAAAAATGGCATTATCAGCCCCCAACTTGCCCATCATTGGGTTTACAACGCAGAGTTACAACGCTGGCGCTTTTATCTTCGCCCTGCGCTGACCTTCCATGACGGAAGTACCATTAATGCCGAGAAGATAGCTGAATTATTTAATTGCCTAAAACAACTTCCAACCTACCAGATTGAACTGGCGCATGTTACCCAGATATCAGCGGTCAACCCGCTCTGTATTGATATTCAATTAGATCAACCAGACCCTGGGTTTGCCGGACTAATTGCAGATGTGAAATATTCGATTCAGCCGCCCCTTCAACTTCAATCGCAACTTCAATCGCAACTAAAGTCTCAACTGCATTCACAGCTTAAAGCAACAACAGCCATCATCGGCAGTGGCGCATTTCGAGTACAGGAGCACACACAGCAGTATTTGCGATTGCAGGCATACGATAACTATTATGGCCATCGTGCTCTAACCGATACAGTGACAATTTGGCAAGTTGCCACGCGACACTCCAGCTTACCGTGTACAACCGAGATACAGGCTAACGTGGTACATAAAACCAGTCAGATCCGTTCAAACTATGGTGCAACTAACCTTGTTCAAGAAACAGATAAACTTGTTTCAGATGTTGAAAGTGATCAAAAAAGTAGAATTGAATATGGCTGCTTGCTGGCAATGATAAACAGTAAATCCAAGCTTTCGCTATTGCAGCGTAAATACCTGAGCCAACTACTTGCAGCGGATAAATTAATGGCTGAATTAGCTAAATCAGCGAATCCGATTGAAGCAATTCCAGCATATAACCTACTGTCTAGCTGGTTAAAAGTCATTTCGGTAGGGGCTACAGAACAACCTTTGCCAAGTAAACTGACTATCGCCATATTCGAGCACCATACTCTAAAAGAATGCGCGCAGGCGATGGTCGCTTTACTTGAACAAACAGGAATCGAGTGTGAGGTTAACGTTTATTCCTTTGAAGAATTAGTGCAAAAGGCCAGTGCTAATACGCTGATAGAAGATCTTATCTTGATTAGTCTGGATTTAGACGACAACCTACCGACCTCGGTATTTCACTGGATGTTATCTAACGCCATATTAAATCAAAGCCTGTCTGCAGAAGCGAGTGACTGGTTGCAAACAAAGTTAATCAGTATTCGCCAACAGCAGTCTTTAACAAACTATCTTGCCGAGTTGGAATCGATTAGCACAGCCATGATCACCGAGCACTGGCTCATCCCTATGCTGCATCATAAGCAGACCTTGTATTTTCAAGGAGTGCTAAAAGGTGTGTCAATAAATGTGTGGGGTTGGCCAGAAATACAAGATGTTTGGTCGGAAGAATTTCTTGAGGTTTAA
- a CDS encoding PEP-CTERM sorting domain-containing protein — MKKITLLTTGAMSLLLATTASAHMVSIGFENSGPGSVNFWGGNYSHGSPGNVPLEGSMTLEGINGTLFAATTLPFNMNTLVKPAGLIDGITNFFVTGNANQAGNPLSNDDTAYLAICPGCGPVTAWQGVTFNGLTAGDYQFTYVPQANPTFDWRPWNDSLSSTLTLAGTVVNPVPEPSMFGLLGLGLVLLGIQRRKRQTV, encoded by the coding sequence ATGAAAAAAATAACTTTATTGACCACAGGAGCAATGAGCCTATTGCTCGCAACAACAGCAAGCGCACATATGGTTTCGATCGGCTTTGAAAACTCAGGCCCAGGCTCTGTAAATTTTTGGGGCGGTAACTATTCTCACGGCTCACCAGGTAACGTACCTTTAGAAGGTAGTATGACGCTTGAAGGTATCAATGGGACTCTATTTGCAGCAACGACCTTACCATTCAATATGAATACTCTAGTGAAACCAGCAGGATTAATTGACGGTATCACAAATTTCTTTGTTACAGGTAACGCTAACCAAGCAGGGAATCCTCTGTCGAATGACGATACAGCATACCTTGCAATATGTCCCGGATGTGGACCAGTTACAGCGTGGCAAGGGGTTACTTTTAATGGGCTAACCGCGGGTGATTATCAGTTTACCTACGTACCACAAGCTAACCCTACTTTTGATTGGAGACCGTGGAATGACAGTTTATCGAGTACATTAACACTGGCTGGTACAGTCGTTAATCCTGTCCCAGAACCTAGTATGTTTGGACTGCTCGGTTTAGGACTAGTACTACTGGGTATTCAACGTAGAAAACGTCAAACGGTATAA
- a CDS encoding RNA-guided endonuclease TnpB family protein, producing the protein MLRATKVRIYPTADQTEFLIAQFGAVRFAYNKALHLKSHMYRKHGVTLNPRKDIKPLLAVAKKSRKYHWLKQYDSIALQQSVINLHTAFDNFFNPKLKAKYPTFKRRHGKQSSYHCVGVKVLDSAIKLPKMKPIEANIHREIIGKVKSITLSLSKTGKFYASILVDDGIEVPNLLHSVNKVTGIDLGLSHFAIQSNGKKEANPRFVKRAEKNLRRKQKQLSRKVKGSANRAKARLLVVKCHEKTANSRADFQHKLSRTLVDKNHAVIIETLKSANMMKNRKLAKHIADASWHSFVVKLEYKLKEKGKHLVKLDQWYASSKTCNCCGYKMKEMDLSVRKWDCPSCGTTDIDRDLNAALNIRDKGILELKAAGQSFLLMEAA; encoded by the coding sequence ATGTTAAGAGCCACCAAAGTACGCATTTACCCTACAGCCGACCAAACTGAGTTTTTAATAGCTCAGTTTGGCGCTGTGCGCTTTGCGTATAATAAAGCTCTACATTTAAAGTCTCATATGTACCGCAAGCATGGTGTGACACTGAACCCTAGAAAGGACATCAAGCCACTGCTTGCTGTCGCTAAGAAATCCCGAAAATATCACTGGTTAAAGCAGTACGATTCAATCGCATTGCAGCAATCCGTTATCAACTTGCACACTGCTTTTGACAACTTCTTCAATCCAAAGTTGAAAGCCAAATACCCAACCTTTAAACGCAGACATGGAAAGCAATCTAGCTATCACTGCGTCGGTGTTAAAGTGCTTGATAGTGCTATTAAACTGCCAAAGATGAAGCCAATCGAGGCTAATATCCATCGTGAAATCATTGGCAAGGTTAAAAGCATTACGCTCAGTTTGAGTAAAACGGGCAAGTTCTATGCGTCCATTCTTGTGGATGATGGTATTGAAGTACCTAATCTGCTCCACTCTGTTAATAAAGTTACTGGTATTGATTTGGGGTTATCACACTTTGCCATTCAGTCGAATGGCAAGAAAGAGGCTAACCCGCGATTTGTAAAGCGTGCTGAGAAAAACCTCAGGCGTAAACAGAAGCAGCTTTCGCGTAAGGTAAAAGGCAGTGCAAACCGAGCTAAAGCTCGTTTGCTTGTCGTTAAGTGTCATGAAAAGACAGCGAATTCTCGTGCTGATTTTCAACATAAACTATCTCGAACACTCGTAGACAAAAACCACGCTGTGATTATAGAGACATTGAAATCAGCCAATATGATGAAAAACCGCAAACTGGCTAAACACATAGCGGATGCCTCATGGCATAGCTTTGTCGTTAAGTTGGAGTATAAGTTGAAAGAGAAAGGTAAACACCTTGTTAAGCTCGATCAATGGTATGCCAGCTCTAAGACGTGCAACTGTTGCGGTTACAAAATGAAAGAAATGGATTTATCGGTTCGGAAGTGGGATTGCCCCTCTTGTGGCACTACGGATATAGATCGGGATCTAAATGCCGCTCTTAATATCCGTGACAAAGGTATTCTAGAATTAAAAGCGGCTGGACAGTCGTTTCTGCTTATGGAAGCTGCGTAA
- a CDS encoding peptide MFS transporter, with the protein MQDHNSRFPTISKVLFLRQFLWGAAFYGTFVLLTKFFLIDLNYSEADTIMMMGAFGAVGPVFSAVGGFVADKYIGAFRAVYIGYAAYLVGFVLLGIGASHLNIPLSIFSIALIGYARGLSATCPTVLLGNSYSETNRGAFQQGLTINYSINNLGSFSAKYLFPFLIAYLAYQGVFFVSGLLMACNLILFFKFRRELADVGNNLDKTPLPLMTWALFIAGSAAALGLIFWIFSNLDIGKYILYSLGFGAIGYFIYEISRATRAYQFKMTAVLIIVCILIVFYFFYGQMFTSMNLYSINLMGGTLLGFIPIFPESNMAFNPLWCFVLGGPMIQIYAWLDRKGYSPTIPTKIAGAFVLSAIAFTLLGLSSENIGPDGKISANWILLVHFFQAGAEVIVGALGAGFIFEMVPRHLAAFSIGLRAVAISLSGILAAVIATKIALPKDIIFTPEVVEAVYTSYFYMLAQIAAFMSILTFALSRFIQGLLARGEALEAEENAGKEALLN; encoded by the coding sequence ATGCAAGACCATAATTCACGATTTCCCACCATTTCTAAAGTCCTTTTCTTACGGCAATTTCTTTGGGGCGCAGCCTTCTACGGAACGTTCGTACTCTTAACTAAATTCTTTTTAATTGACTTAAATTACAGTGAAGCAGACACCATTATGATGATGGGTGCTTTCGGTGCTGTTGGTCCGGTTTTCTCGGCCGTTGGTGGGTTTGTTGCTGACAAATATATTGGTGCTTTTCGCGCGGTCTATATTGGCTACGCTGCTTATTTAGTTGGTTTTGTATTATTAGGTATTGGTGCAAGCCATCTCAATATACCGCTAAGTATCTTTTCAATTGCATTAATCGGTTACGCTCGTGGTTTATCTGCGACTTGCCCGACTGTTCTTTTAGGTAACTCCTATTCAGAAACCAATCGAGGGGCATTTCAACAGGGCCTGACAATAAACTACTCCATCAATAATCTTGGGTCTTTTTCTGCTAAGTATTTATTCCCTTTTTTAATCGCTTACCTTGCATATCAAGGCGTTTTCTTTGTGTCTGGTCTACTGATGGCTTGTAACTTGATCTTGTTTTTCAAGTTTCGCAGAGAGCTTGCAGATGTGGGTAACAATTTAGACAAAACACCTTTGCCACTCATGACATGGGCACTCTTTATTGCTGGTTCAGCAGCGGCTCTGGGATTAATATTTTGGATTTTCTCAAACCTAGATATCGGTAAATACATTCTTTACTCTCTCGGCTTTGGGGCAATTGGCTACTTCATTTATGAAATATCGAGAGCAACTCGCGCTTATCAATTCAAAATGACCGCAGTACTGATCATTGTTTGTATTCTAATTGTTTTCTACTTTTTCTATGGCCAAATGTTCACATCAATGAACCTGTATTCCATTAATTTGATGGGCGGTACACTACTTGGTTTCATCCCTATTTTTCCTGAATCTAATATGGCGTTCAACCCATTATGGTGTTTTGTTTTGGGTGGACCAATGATCCAAATATACGCTTGGTTAGACCGCAAAGGCTATTCTCCGACGATCCCAACGAAGATCGCAGGTGCATTCGTTCTAAGTGCTATCGCCTTTACACTATTAGGATTGTCGTCAGAAAATATAGGGCCTGATGGTAAAATATCAGCAAACTGGATCCTATTAGTACACTTCTTCCAAGCGGGTGCAGAGGTCATTGTAGGTGCATTAGGGGCTGGTTTTATCTTCGAGATGGTACCTCGTCATTTAGCAGCGTTCTCTATTGGTTTACGTGCAGTGGCAATTTCGTTAAGTGGTATTTTAGCCGCTGTGATTGCAACTAAAATTGCCTTGCCTAAAGACATAATATTCACGCCAGAAGTTGTCGAAGCCGTCTATACAAGTTACTTCTATATGTTAGCCCAAATTGCAGCATTCATGTCGATTTTAACCTTCGCGTTATCACGCTTTATTCAAGGATTGCTTGCACGCGGAGAAGCACTTGAAGCAGAAGAAAATGCAGGAAAAGAAGCACTGTTGAACTAA
- a CDS encoding delta-class carbonic anhydrase: protein MRNKILALCITAVFLPALANAAVTDKVIEKQRSELAANSQGKGFGPQSPRDIDTLQGTNKRLFSLAPASTKMNLCNIHIHKNAEHKGGEFTQYAGNGDGHGYQSGYEYSGKLTPQELSPFQHKVGTSKHDSLSSGDTIEAHYVYSTAQVEPGATLGACLSDANNNPQLRVETQVYVLVNDTKAMNFVELTKLGMINGFHQAVNIPNNTGTPIQYAGSTTGPSYNEVSSPFQVSWSVRPQVMKVDISSVDVWLKDNDFDEDHAHGVRNLVINPALLSNNQ, encoded by the coding sequence ATGAGAAACAAAATTTTAGCGTTATGTATAACAGCAGTATTTCTGCCAGCTTTAGCGAATGCAGCAGTCACAGATAAAGTCATAGAAAAGCAACGAAGTGAACTCGCCGCTAATAGCCAAGGTAAAGGGTTTGGCCCGCAATCACCACGAGATATCGACACACTTCAAGGTACAAACAAACGACTATTTTCCCTTGCTCCCGCGTCTACAAAAATGAACCTCTGTAATATTCATATCCACAAGAATGCAGAACACAAAGGCGGTGAATTCACTCAGTATGCAGGCAATGGTGACGGACATGGATATCAAAGCGGTTATGAATACTCAGGTAAATTAACCCCACAAGAATTATCACCTTTTCAGCATAAAGTCGGTACCAGCAAACACGATAGCCTTTCCTCGGGCGATACGATTGAAGCGCACTACGTCTACTCAACGGCTCAAGTAGAACCCGGTGCCACTTTAGGCGCGTGTCTTAGCGATGCAAACAACAACCCTCAGTTAAGAGTAGAAACCCAAGTTTACGTATTAGTGAACGACACTAAGGCGATGAATTTTGTCGAGCTAACTAAACTCGGTATGATTAATGGGTTTCATCAGGCGGTTAACATTCCAAACAATACAGGTACACCGATACAGTATGCGGGATCAACCACAGGGCCAAGTTATAACGAAGTATCATCGCCATTTCAGGTTAGTTGGAGCGTTCGCCCACAAGTCATGAAAGTAGATATAAGCAGTGTTGATGTGTGGCTAAAGGATAATGATTTTGATGAAGATCATGCTCACGGCGTCAGAAACTTAGTCATCAACCCTGCTCTATTATCTAATAATCAATAA